The following coding sequences are from one Virgibacillus necropolis window:
- a CDS encoding SIS domain-containing protein has translation MFNLMNEVLEEKSAVHTAREIYQQPEVWQELFYMLSEKRDTLKGFLDSIYAKHSQVRVIFTGAGTSAFAGDTLVPELRRQNKKNINFEAIATTDIVSNPTTYLFAESPTIMVSFARSGNSPESVAAVSLGEKLINDFYQVVITCNQNGQLAKNTQNDSRSMTVLTPEKAHDQGFAMTSSFTSMIIAAHTLFAENEFTISEAEQLIESATELRDTVTGTVDDVLKFDFNRIVYLGSGLLSQLSHEASLKMLELSGGQVAAIHESSLGFRHGPKSILNEKSVTVLFMSRDPHTRKYDLDILRELAADDSEMKVVALTEKKDQEVEDLADYTITVNNNEETLGNDFQLALLYIMFAQTLALKKSLQLGITPDNPSPDGRVNRVVQGVTIYDYE, from the coding sequence ATGTTTAATTTAATGAACGAAGTATTAGAAGAAAAAAGTGCGGTCCACACTGCAAGAGAAATTTACCAACAGCCAGAGGTTTGGCAGGAATTATTTTATATGCTCTCTGAAAAAAGAGATACCTTGAAAGGATTTCTAGATTCCATATACGCAAAACACAGCCAGGTTCGCGTTATTTTTACTGGTGCGGGAACTTCTGCGTTTGCGGGAGATACACTTGTTCCAGAATTGCGCAGGCAAAATAAGAAGAATATCAATTTTGAGGCTATCGCGACAACAGATATCGTGTCCAATCCAACAACATATCTATTTGCAGAATCTCCAACGATCATGGTGTCATTCGCACGATCAGGCAATAGCCCAGAGAGTGTTGCAGCGGTATCGTTAGGTGAAAAGTTGATTAATGATTTTTACCAGGTGGTCATTACATGTAACCAGAATGGACAGCTTGCTAAAAATACACAGAATGACAGCCGGAGCATGACTGTTTTAACCCCAGAGAAGGCACATGACCAAGGATTCGCAATGACAAGTAGCTTTACAAGTATGATTATTGCAGCTCATACACTGTTTGCGGAAAACGAATTTACGATTAGTGAAGCGGAACAATTAATTGAAAGTGCTACAGAATTAAGAGATACCGTAACGGGTACTGTAGATGACGTATTAAAATTTGATTTCAATCGAATTGTTTATTTGGGCTCTGGATTGCTCAGTCAACTTTCACACGAAGCTTCTTTAAAAATGCTGGAGCTTTCTGGGGGGCAGGTCGCAGCGATTCATGAATCATCGCTCGGATTCAGGCATGGTCCAAAGTCCATTTTGAATGAAAAATCTGTGACGGTCTTATTCATGTCGCGAGATCCGCATACAAGAAAGTATGATTTGGACATTTTACGTGAGCTAGCGGCTGATGACTCGGAGATGAAAGTAGTCGCTCTTACGGAAAAAAAGGACCAGGAAGTGGAAGACCTTGCAGACTATACCATAACCGTAAATAACAATGAGGAAACGCTCGGTAATGATTTTCAGCTTGCATTATTATACATAATGTTTGCCCAAACATTAGCACTGAAAAAATCACTGCAGCTAGGTATTACACCAGATAACCCTAGTCCAGACGGGCGAGTGAATCGTGTTGTGCAGGGTGTTACGATTTATGACTACGAATAA
- the nagA gene encoding N-acetylglucosamine-6-phosphate deacetylase, protein MTTNKYYLKANRFLLENEEKTNTYLLISNGRFGEFVDAVPSGAKIVDWSGFTIAPGLIDTHIHGVNSYDIMDGTTEAVHGISEALPALGVTRFLPTTLTASEADLNNSIHAVVEAVKSGLSGARSEGIFLEGPYFTEKHKGAQNPGYFRDPDYQEFKQWQELSEDTIVKIALAPERNGAIDFIRKISDEGVLASIAHTDASYDCCTNALYAGARNFVHLFNGMSGLHHREPGVVGAALTDRDAFAELICDGHHVHPDIASMVVGIKGEKTVLITDCMRAGLLPDGNYHLGEFPVVLKDGVARTEAGSLAGSTLRLIDGVKNLQAWSGRSLREIWHLASLSPAKSIGRGSDLGSIQTGKLADYVVLDNSLNIQATAVEGKISYRVER, encoded by the coding sequence ATGACTACGAATAAGTATTACCTAAAAGCAAACAGATTTTTGCTTGAAAATGAAGAGAAAACCAACACATATTTACTGATTAGTAATGGTAGATTCGGAGAGTTTGTGGACGCTGTTCCATCAGGCGCTAAAATCGTTGACTGGAGCGGATTCACGATAGCGCCCGGTCTAATTGATACGCACATTCATGGGGTTAATAGCTATGACATCATGGATGGTACAACTGAAGCGGTTCATGGAATTTCTGAAGCATTGCCGGCGTTAGGTGTTACTCGATTTTTGCCTACTACATTGACGGCGTCAGAAGCGGATTTGAACAATTCCATTCATGCAGTAGTTGAAGCGGTTAAATCTGGCCTATCGGGTGCTAGATCGGAAGGGATCTTTTTAGAAGGTCCCTATTTTACTGAGAAACATAAGGGGGCGCAAAATCCAGGTTATTTTCGTGACCCTGATTATCAGGAATTCAAGCAATGGCAAGAGCTATCTGAGGATACAATTGTAAAAATCGCTCTTGCCCCTGAACGAAATGGAGCAATCGATTTCATTCGAAAAATTAGTGATGAGGGCGTTCTCGCGAGTATTGCGCATACAGATGCAAGCTATGATTGTTGCACGAATGCATTGTATGCTGGGGCACGTAATTTTGTTCATTTATTTAATGGTATGTCGGGATTGCACCACAGGGAACCAGGTGTTGTTGGGGCGGCTTTGACTGACAGGGATGCTTTTGCTGAGTTAATTTGTGATGGTCATCATGTGCATCCGGATATTGCTTCAATGGTTGTTGGAATAAAAGGAGAGAAAACAGTTTTGATTACGGATTGTATGCGGGCAGGGCTGTTGCCAGATGGAAACTATCATTTGGGTGAATTCCCTGTCGTATTAAAAGATGGAGTGGCCCGAACGGAGGCTGGATCATTAGCTGGGAGTACATTGCGGTTAATTGATGGTGTGAAAAATTTGCAAGCGTGGAGCGGTCGTTCATTAAGGGAAATCTGGCATCTAGCATCTCTTTCTCCAGCAAAAAGTATCGGACGGGGTTCAGATCTTGGTAGCATTCAAACTGGAAAACTAGCTGATTACGTTGTCCTAGATAACAGTTTGAATATCCAAGCTACAGCTGTTGAAGGGAAAATCAGCTATCGAGTGGAGAGGTGA